A stretch of DNA from Verrucomicrobiia bacterium:
CGAAGCCGCCCAGTCTTCCAAAAGCGCGGGCGTGAGTTCGAAATGGCATTGGATGCCGTAGGCGTTTTTTCCCGCGCGCACGACCTGATGACGGCAATGCTTGCCCGTGCCGAGAACCACGGCTCCGGGCGCGGGCTTTACGGTTTCGCCGTGTAGCTGGAAGACGCGGAAAGCCCGCTCGCGAAATTTGACAAACAGCGGGTCGCGCAGGCCTTCGTCCGTCAGTTCCACAAGATAGGACTTGCCTTCCGGGTCCGTGAAACCGAGCTCCTTGACCGGATTTTTGTAAACTTCGCCGCCGAGCGCCTTGACCATGAGCTGCAGCCCGAGGCAGATGCCGAGATACGGGCGTCCGCTGTCCAGCCACTGGCGGATGCGCACGAGTTCTTCCTGGATCTTGGGCGTCTCGTCGTTCGCGCTGTCCGGGCCGCCGAACACGATCAGGATGCCGTAGCCGTCAAACCGCGGCATGCGATCGCCTGCGTCGAGGTCCACGAGATCAAAAGGGATTTTGAGCTCGCGCAGGACGCCTTCGATGAGCCCGGGGCCTTCGCGCGTGATGTTTTTCACAAGCAAAGCTTTTGGATTTTTCATGCGCCTTTCGACGAAACGGCCGC
This window harbors:
- a CDS encoding type 1 glutamine amidotransferase, producing MKNPKALLVKNITREGPGLIEGVLRELKIPFDLVDLDAGDRMPRFDGYGILIVFGGPDSANDETPKIQEELVRIRQWLDSGRPYLGICLGLQLMVKALGGEVYKNPVKELGFTDPEGKSYLVELTDEGLRDPLFVKFRERAFRVFQLHGETVKPAPGAVVLGTGKHCRHQVVRAGKNAYGIQCHFELTPALLEDWAASDPDLLSLAPGSVLSDYVRVRGEYERVGKQLMLNFFSLAAGVSAPQTAAR